A genomic segment from Gemmatimonadaceae bacterium encodes:
- a CDS encoding TetR/AcrR family transcriptional regulator: MEASRSIQQQEPRWRRLPEERPKQILEAALEVFGERGLAVSRLDDIAKRAGLSKGTIYLYFPNKEELFREVVRNTVVSDIESSEQEISAMGGTATEVLSRSLRAYWIFIRSAKFAPLFRLIHAEIQNFPDLARFYAEEVVSRRLRLIASIIERGVESGEFRRVDPLVAARMLAAPFVIHGLWCTHRDCFSSVAAKSDDEVLDELMTFYLHAIRPLPADAVSASNVIQSTQ; the protein is encoded by the coding sequence GTGGAAGCATCCCGTTCGATTCAACAGCAGGAACCCCGATGGCGGCGGCTCCCGGAGGAGCGGCCGAAGCAGATTCTCGAGGCGGCTCTCGAGGTCTTCGGCGAGCGCGGACTCGCCGTGTCTCGGCTGGACGACATCGCCAAGCGAGCCGGTCTCTCCAAGGGCACGATCTACCTCTACTTCCCCAACAAGGAAGAGCTGTTTCGCGAGGTCGTGCGGAACACTGTCGTCAGCGACATCGAATCGAGCGAGCAGGAAATCAGCGCGATGGGCGGCACCGCCACCGAAGTGCTGAGCCGCTCGCTTCGCGCGTACTGGATCTTCATCCGGTCCGCGAAGTTCGCTCCGCTGTTTCGGCTGATCCACGCCGAGATCCAGAATTTCCCGGACCTCGCGCGGTTTTACGCCGAGGAGGTCGTGTCGCGCCGCCTGCGTTTGATCGCATCGATCATCGAACGCGGGGTCGAATCAGGCGAGTTTCGACGCGTCGACCCGCTGGTGGCCGCGCGTATGCTCGCCGCTCCGTTCGTCATCCACGGACTTTGGTGCACGCACCGCGACTGCTTCTCGTCCGTCGCGGCGAAGTCCGATGACGAAGTCCTCGACGAACTGATGACCTTTTATCTCCACGCGATTCGCCCGCTGCCGGCCGACGCGGTGTCCGCATCAAACGTGATTCAGTCGACTCAATGA